A stretch of the Arthrobacter sp. PAMC 25486 genome encodes the following:
- a CDS encoding glycerate kinase: MRILIAPDKFKGTLTGQEAAAAMAEGALRVYPDAVVTTLPIADGGEGTVEAAVAAGFDERFASVIGPILKPAGAVWGFREDSKVAVIETAQASGYLLSEPTVENSLRAHSYGCGQLIAAALDAGAAEIIIGLGGSAMTDAGTGALRALGLKLVDAHGNLVPLGGGSLIDVAAVDATGLDPRLAGVKVRMAVDVDNPLYGLNGAAHVFAPQKGADADAVELLDAGLRNLASVVREATGIDIDLPGTGAAGGFPSTFVAYANAVVERGFDLVADLIDLETHLADADLVITGEGSLDAQSLSGKGPLGVADAAHARGLPVVVVAGRITVTPEQLAQHGVVAAVSATDVAGSPEAALADAARYTTRATSEALNGI, from the coding sequence ATGCGAATTCTGATAGCCCCCGACAAGTTCAAGGGGACCCTGACCGGCCAGGAAGCCGCCGCAGCCATGGCTGAAGGCGCCCTGCGTGTCTACCCCGACGCCGTGGTGACAACATTGCCCATTGCCGACGGCGGTGAAGGAACGGTGGAGGCTGCTGTTGCCGCCGGGTTTGACGAGCGCTTTGCCAGTGTCATTGGTCCGATCCTGAAACCAGCGGGTGCCGTGTGGGGTTTCCGCGAAGACAGCAAGGTCGCTGTCATCGAAACCGCGCAGGCCAGCGGCTACCTGCTGAGCGAACCCACCGTGGAAAATTCGCTACGCGCCCACTCCTACGGCTGCGGCCAGCTGATTGCCGCGGCACTGGATGCCGGTGCCGCCGAGATCATCATCGGCCTGGGCGGCTCCGCCATGACCGACGCCGGGACTGGCGCCTTGCGCGCGCTGGGGCTTAAGCTCGTGGATGCGCACGGGAACCTGGTGCCGCTCGGCGGCGGCTCGCTCATCGATGTCGCAGCTGTTGACGCCACGGGCCTGGACCCGCGGCTGGCTGGGGTGAAGGTGCGGATGGCCGTGGATGTGGACAATCCGCTCTACGGACTCAACGGCGCCGCCCACGTGTTTGCGCCGCAAAAGGGAGCCGACGCGGACGCCGTCGAACTTCTCGACGCCGGACTGCGCAACCTGGCCTCAGTGGTCCGGGAGGCCACCGGCATTGACATTGACCTGCCGGGGACCGGTGCCGCCGGAGGATTCCCTTCGACTTTTGTGGCCTACGCCAACGCCGTTGTGGAGCGTGGCTTTGACCTGGTGGCAGACCTGATCGATTTGGAAACCCACCTGGCCGATGCCGACCTCGTGATCACGGGGGAGGGATCCCTTGATGCGCAGTCGCTGTCCGGGAAGGGGCCGCTCGGCGTGGCTGACGCTGCGCACGCAAGGGGGCTTCCCGTCGTCGTGGTTGCCGGGCGCATCACCGTGACGCCGGAACAGTTGGCTCAACACGGCGTGGTGGCAGCGGTGAGCGCCACCGACGTGGCCGGCTCCCCGGAGGCCGCGCTGGCGGATGCTGCCCGCTACACCACACGCGCCACATCCGAGGCGCTCAACGGCATCTAG
- a CDS encoding glycerophosphodiester phosphodiesterase, with protein MAQNKSPKPYLDSAHPVAIAHRGYSRDGLENSLTAFKSALELGYSYLETDINTTADGVPMVFHDATLDRTTDANGTIAALPYSVVGQARIAGKEPIATLDEFLAALPTARFNIDVKDAGSVGPLIEAIEKFGLHERVCVASFSDKRRRQVLARLSRPVASSPGKSLLVAYFLLSPWLPRRLLRHLMRDVDVLQVPTHFKGLELVTPATVRRAHKLGLKVHVWTINEPVQMHALFDLGVDGVMTDRADLLAEVMHQRGYWAS; from the coding sequence ATGGCACAGAACAAATCCCCGAAGCCGTACCTGGATTCCGCGCACCCCGTGGCCATTGCCCACAGGGGGTACTCCCGCGACGGCCTGGAGAATTCCCTCACCGCGTTCAAGTCGGCTCTTGAACTGGGATACAGCTACCTGGAAACCGACATCAACACCACCGCCGACGGTGTGCCGATGGTGTTCCACGACGCAACGCTGGACCGCACCACTGATGCGAACGGCACTATTGCAGCCTTGCCCTACTCTGTGGTTGGCCAGGCCCGGATTGCTGGCAAGGAGCCGATCGCCACACTTGATGAATTTCTTGCGGCGCTGCCAACCGCACGCTTCAATATTGACGTCAAGGACGCCGGATCCGTGGGGCCGCTGATCGAGGCCATCGAGAAATTCGGCCTGCACGAACGTGTCTGCGTGGCCTCGTTCTCTGACAAACGCCGCCGCCAGGTGCTGGCGCGGCTGAGTCGGCCTGTGGCCAGCTCACCCGGAAAGTCGCTGTTGGTGGCGTACTTTCTGCTCTCCCCGTGGCTTCCCAGGCGGCTGCTGCGCCACTTGATGCGGGATGTTGATGTGCTGCAAGTCCCCACACACTTCAAGGGCCTGGAGCTCGTCACACCGGCCACTGTGCGCAGGGCGCACAAGCTGGGTTTGAAAGTGCATGTCTGGACGATCAACGAGCCGGTGCAGATGCACGCACTCTTTGACCTGGGCGTGGACGGGGTCATGACGGATAGGGCGGACCTGCTCGCCGAGGTCATGCACCAGCGGGGCTACTGGGCGTCATGA
- a CDS encoding YbhB/YbcL family Raf kinase inhibitor-like protein — protein sequence MFDYDPYSFLTPVPNFDARSESFTDGATFAPAQVHVDAHPGGLDLSPQLSWSGFPEATRSFAVTMFDPDAPTASGYWHWAVADVPLDVTALAEGAGTAGSPLLPAAALTLKNDGGFPGYLGSAPPQGHGPHRYMVVVHAVDVDSLGLGADATPATLGFNLHFHTLARARLTGLFEV from the coding sequence ATGTTTGACTACGATCCCTACTCCTTCCTGACGCCCGTTCCGAACTTTGACGCGCGCAGCGAATCGTTCACGGACGGGGCCACTTTTGCGCCCGCGCAGGTTCACGTCGACGCCCATCCCGGCGGGCTGGATCTCTCACCCCAGCTGTCGTGGAGCGGGTTCCCGGAGGCCACGCGCAGCTTTGCCGTCACCATGTTTGACCCCGATGCGCCCACGGCCAGCGGTTATTGGCACTGGGCCGTTGCTGATGTGCCGCTGGACGTGACGGCGCTGGCAGAGGGTGCGGGGACGGCTGGCTCGCCATTGCTGCCCGCTGCTGCTTTGACCTTGAAGAACGACGGCGGGTTCCCCGGTTATCTGGGATCGGCACCTCCGCAGGGGCACGGTCCGCACCGCTACATGGTGGTGGTCCACGCCGTGGATGTTGACTCGCTGGGGCTGGGTGCCGATGCAACGCCGGCCACCTTGGGCTTCAACCTGCACTTCCACACCCTGGCCCGGGCGCGGCTGACAGGACTTTTCGAGGTGTAG
- a CDS encoding branched-chain amino acid ABC transporter substrate-binding protein translates to MKLRIPKTVTMAAVAATILATTACGGILGGGDEKTADSGPIKIAAVIPLSGSSAPTGVFMKNGMQMAIDEINAKGGVLGRQLQFDPEDEACDPTQAAAAANKAVSNGAVVSVGGYCSGATLPTLPIFEKANIPMIIPAANSQDLVNQKLPNVFLINGTGVQQAAAAVKFMVKDGVKTVALVDDNTSYSKDIATQTKKDLETDGNVKVALSTSVTAGESDYSSVVHDIMGANPDMLYWTGYYQEGGLIINQLKAAGYTGKIMVADGSVDASLIKIAGAANAEGVFATMTQTPDTIKGAETWIADYTKKFGSAPGPYSTQSYDAVRVAAEAITKAGSTDGDKVIAALQAIDGFQLFSGPLKFTPEHTLTNGGFQILVVKDGKFALQDDLS, encoded by the coding sequence ATGAAGCTTCGAATTCCCAAAACCGTCACCATGGCCGCCGTGGCCGCAACCATTCTCGCCACAACGGCGTGCGGAGGCATTCTTGGCGGCGGAGACGAGAAGACCGCCGACTCCGGCCCCATCAAAATTGCCGCCGTCATTCCGCTGTCCGGCTCCAGCGCACCCACCGGCGTGTTCATGAAGAACGGCATGCAGATGGCCATCGACGAGATCAACGCCAAGGGTGGCGTGCTCGGCCGGCAGCTGCAATTCGATCCGGAAGACGAAGCCTGTGATCCCACCCAGGCCGCGGCCGCAGCCAACAAGGCAGTCTCCAACGGTGCCGTGGTGTCCGTGGGCGGATACTGTTCCGGCGCCACCCTGCCAACCCTGCCCATCTTCGAAAAAGCCAACATCCCCATGATCATCCCGGCAGCCAACTCCCAGGACCTGGTCAACCAGAAACTGCCCAACGTGTTCCTGATCAACGGCACCGGCGTCCAGCAGGCTGCTGCTGCGGTGAAGTTCATGGTCAAAGACGGCGTGAAGACGGTCGCCCTGGTCGATGACAACACCAGCTACTCCAAGGACATCGCCACCCAGACCAAGAAGGACCTGGAGACCGACGGCAACGTCAAGGTTGCCCTGTCCACCTCCGTCACCGCAGGTGAAAGCGACTACTCCTCCGTGGTTCACGACATCATGGGCGCCAACCCCGACATGCTGTACTGGACCGGCTACTACCAAGAGGGCGGGCTGATCATTAACCAGCTCAAGGCGGCCGGCTACACGGGCAAGATCATGGTGGCTGACGGCAGCGTTGACGCCTCACTGATCAAGATCGCCGGCGCCGCCAATGCAGAAGGCGTCTTCGCCACCATGACCCAGACCCCCGACACCATCAAGGGAGCCGAAACCTGGATCGCCGACTACACCAAGAAGTTCGGCAGCGCCCCCGGACCGTACTCAACACAGTCCTACGACGCAGTCCGCGTGGCGGCTGAGGCCATCACCAAGGCCGGCAGCACCGACGGCGACAAGGTCATTGCCGCCCTGCAGGCCATCGACGGATTCCAGTTGTTCTCCGGACCCTTGAAGTTCACCCCGGAACATACGCTCACCAACGGAGGCTTCCAGATCCTGGTGGTCAAGGACGGCAAGTTCGCCCTCCAGGACGACCTGAGCTGA
- a CDS encoding HAD-IIB family hydrolase, which yields MRLIASDIDGTILGHDGKISTRTVEAFAAAAEAGIDIVFVTGRPPRWLDPIREQIGHTGTVICSNGAVTYDLAADKVVDSHVLSWDVVDQVRSIVAGLAPKPYFALESLTGLHVEDGFYGNRTSAFGAGIVPAALTPDMADGGIVKMLAVLHAGNADEFLDLVSPSLNTLLAVTHSAPDLALLEMGPLGVNKAVTLAQYAAARGFDAADVVAFGDMPNDIEMLGWAGAGYAMASGHPQAIAAAALQAPRFEDDGVARVIESRLAALRLA from the coding sequence ATGCGTTTAATTGCCAGTGACATTGACGGAACCATTTTGGGCCACGACGGAAAGATCAGCACCCGCACGGTGGAGGCCTTCGCGGCTGCCGCCGAAGCGGGCATTGACATCGTCTTTGTGACCGGCCGTCCGCCGCGCTGGCTGGATCCCATCCGCGAACAGATCGGGCACACCGGCACCGTCATTTGCTCCAACGGCGCCGTTACTTATGACTTGGCCGCCGACAAGGTCGTTGATTCCCACGTGCTCAGCTGGGACGTCGTGGACCAGGTCCGCAGCATCGTCGCCGGGCTGGCCCCGAAGCCTTACTTTGCGCTGGAGTCCCTCACGGGGCTGCATGTTGAAGACGGCTTCTACGGCAACCGCACCTCGGCCTTTGGGGCTGGAATTGTCCCCGCAGCGCTGACCCCCGACATGGCAGACGGGGGCATCGTAAAAATGTTGGCAGTCCTCCACGCGGGTAATGCCGACGAATTCCTGGACCTTGTCAGCCCCAGCCTGAACACCCTCCTCGCCGTCACGCACTCGGCGCCGGATCTGGCATTGTTGGAGATGGGCCCGCTCGGGGTCAACAAGGCCGTAACACTCGCCCAATACGCCGCCGCCCGCGGCTTTGACGCTGCCGACGTTGTGGCCTTCGGTGACATGCCCAATGACATTGAAATGCTTGGCTGGGCCGGTGCCGGATACGCCATGGCCAGCGGGCATCCGCAGGCCATCGCAGCGGCCGCGCTGCAGGCTCCCCGCTTCGAGGACGACGGCGTTGCCCGCGTCATCGAATCCCGCCTAGCTGCGCTTCGGCTGGCGTAG